A single region of the Lysinibacillus sp. B2A1 genome encodes:
- a CDS encoding nucleotide kinase, with amino-acid sequence MNGNVTYYFGHALTGQGIKQLYKEMMDEAELVYLLQGAPTMKGSELLKELGYFYVKQGFAVEWFKHALLEDVVEAVFVRGCNRLYIWSSEWGIEPTFLGTKHHVLSFYDCLEDLQLEKVGEQLAEAMKERELWRDKCIAKLSKAIKIHDDWEIATQSCMNWQALNDQVEMLKTNVFQSIVLNKSGIRTHRLLGTLTPRGAENTVESITKNLARRLMIKGKPGTGKSSLMKDLADEANKRGLDAQIIWCGLDAGSVDMVIIPELNFCIFDSTEPHVFDPQDGRLGDEIFDIGKHCALSQDAEALIEDIQAKYKEAMQDAMGYSKRYAEAEYTVRRLLDHCLSASLWREKTAPLFERLTK; translated from the coding sequence TTGAACGGAAATGTGACCTATTATTTTGGACACGCATTGACAGGACAAGGAATTAAGCAATTATATAAGGAAATGATGGATGAGGCGGAATTGGTTTATCTTTTGCAAGGTGCTCCAACGATGAAGGGGTCGGAGCTTTTAAAAGAGCTTGGTTATTTTTACGTTAAGCAGGGCTTTGCGGTAGAGTGGTTTAAACACGCGCTGTTAGAGGATGTTGTGGAGGCAGTATTTGTTCGAGGATGTAATCGACTCTATATTTGGTCTTCTGAATGGGGCATTGAACCGACTTTCCTTGGAACAAAGCATCATGTACTATCATTTTATGATTGTTTAGAGGACCTTCAACTTGAAAAAGTAGGCGAACAGCTTGCTGAGGCAATGAAGGAACGTGAGTTATGGCGAGATAAATGTATAGCTAAGCTAAGTAAAGCTATTAAGATTCATGATGATTGGGAGATTGCGACACAGAGCTGTATGAATTGGCAAGCATTAAATGATCAAGTGGAAATGTTAAAAACAAACGTGTTTCAATCCATCGTTTTAAATAAATCTGGCATTCGCACACACCGCTTACTGGGAACATTAACACCAAGAGGCGCTGAAAATACAGTAGAGAGTATTACCAAAAATTTAGCTCGTCGATTAATGATAAAAGGTAAGCCGGGAACAGGTAAATCCTCCTTAATGAAGGACTTAGCAGATGAAGCCAATAAGAGAGGGCTAGATGCACAAATTATTTGGTGTGGTTTGGATGCAGGCTCTGTTGATATGGTCATTATCCCAGAATTAAATTTCTGCATATTTGATAGTACAGAGCCACATGTTTTTGATCCACAGGATGGCAGACTGGGGGATGAAATATTTGATATAGGAAAACATTGTGCATTATCTCAGGATGCAGAAGCTCTAATCGAAGATATCCAGGCAAAGTATAAAGAGGCCATGCAGGATGCGATGGGCTACTCCAAACGATATGCGGAAGCAGAGTATACAGTACGTCGATTATTAGACCATTGTCTATCTGCTTCACTTTGGCGAGAAAAAACTGCTCCACTTTTCGAAAGACTAACAAAGTAA
- a CDS encoding glycine C-acetyltransferase, translating to MSKVLNAFLDENLQDLRDQGLYNEIDPVEGANGPVIQVRGKELINLSSNNYLGLATNEELKRIAKETIDKYGVGAGAVRTINGTLDLHVKLEEKLAEFKGTEAAISYQSGFNCNMAAISAVMDKNDAILSDQLNHASIIDGCRLSKAKIIAFNHSDMDDLRAKAKAAKESGLYNKVMVITDGVFSMDGDIAKLPEIVEIAKEFDLITYVDDAHGSGVTGKGKGTVKHFGLEKEIDFQIGTLSKAIGVVGGYVAGKKNLIDWLKVRSRPFLFSTALPPGDVAAITAAVQMLIDSTELHDKLWENGDYLKARLAKLGFNIGESETPITPCIIGDEKLTQEFSRRLFEEGVYAKSIVFPTVAKGTGRVRNMPTAAHTKEMLDDALAIYEKVGRELGVIQ from the coding sequence TTGTCAAAAGTATTAAATGCATTTTTAGATGAAAACCTACAAGACTTAAGAGACCAAGGCTTATACAACGAGATTGATCCAGTAGAGGGAGCTAATGGACCTGTTATTCAGGTGCGCGGCAAAGAACTTATTAACTTATCCTCAAACAACTACCTTGGCTTAGCAACAAATGAAGAATTGAAGCGTATTGCCAAAGAGACTATTGATAAATATGGTGTTGGAGCAGGTGCTGTTCGTACTATAAATGGTACGCTTGATTTACATGTTAAATTGGAGGAAAAGCTTGCAGAATTTAAAGGAACTGAAGCAGCTATTTCCTATCAATCAGGCTTTAACTGTAATATGGCAGCGATTTCAGCTGTAATGGATAAAAATGATGCGATTCTTTCGGATCAATTGAATCATGCTTCTATTATTGATGGTTGTCGTTTATCAAAGGCGAAAATCATTGCGTTTAATCACTCTGATATGGATGATTTACGTGCGAAGGCAAAAGCTGCGAAAGAATCTGGATTATACAATAAAGTTATGGTCATTACTGATGGTGTTTTCTCCATGGATGGTGATATTGCTAAATTACCGGAAATTGTTGAGATTGCAAAGGAATTTGATTTAATTACGTATGTGGATGATGCTCATGGCTCAGGTGTAACAGGTAAAGGAAAGGGTACAGTGAAGCATTTCGGTTTAGAAAAAGAAATCGACTTCCAAATTGGTACACTTTCTAAAGCAATTGGCGTTGTTGGTGGATATGTCGCTGGTAAGAAAAATTTAATTGACTGGCTAAAGGTACGCTCACGTCCATTTTTATTCTCAACAGCATTACCTCCTGGAGATGTTGCAGCAATTACGGCTGCAGTTCAAATGTTAATCGACTCCACTGAGCTTCATGATAAACTTTGGGAAAATGGCGATTATTTAAAAGCAAGACTGGCTAAGTTAGGCTTTAATATTGGTGAATCCGAAACACCAATAACGCCATGTATTATTGGTGATGAAAAGCTCACGCAGGAGTTTTCTCGACGCTTATTTGAAGAGGGAGTTTATGCGAAATCAATCGTTTTCCCGACGGTTGCAAAGGGCACAGGTCGTGTTCGTAATATGCCTACTGCGGCTCATACAAAAGAAATGCTAGATGATGCACTTGCAATTTATGAAAAAGTAGGTCGCGAACTAGGCGTTATTCAATAA
- a CDS encoding CoA transferase, whose protein sequence is MNQALQGLKVVDLSQVLAGPYCTMVLADMGAEVIKIEKYPNGDDTRTMGPFINEESHMYMMVNRNKKGVCLNLKTSEGLELFKELIQSVDVLVENYRPGVTKKLGIDYATLKEINHGLIYCSISGYGQTGPYSQKGGYDIMAQGLSGLMHMTGEADGKPVKVGFAVNDIAAAQTALQSILMAYIYKLRSGEGQYIDVSLVESGLAWTVWEAAAYFGQGQLPERTGTAHRVSAPYQSFKTQDDYILVGAGNQKLWEIFTTKVVNRPDWLSNPLFASNYLRAQNVKALEEEIESELVKHKAAYWLQLLDEYGVPSSPIYSYDQTLNDPHILERGMVLSYEHPTAGPMRTLGFPAKFSQTPGQLIKAAPTLGQHNEEILKSFHMTDEHIKQLKAANIIHSK, encoded by the coding sequence ATGAATCAAGCATTACAAGGCTTAAAAGTTGTTGATCTATCGCAGGTGCTTGCTGGTCCATACTGCACAATGGTATTAGCAGATATGGGGGCTGAGGTCATTAAAATTGAGAAGTATCCCAATGGAGATGACACACGTACAATGGGTCCATTTATTAATGAAGAAAGCCATATGTACATGATGGTTAATCGTAATAAAAAAGGTGTTTGTTTAAATTTAAAAACATCTGAGGGATTAGAGCTATTTAAGGAGCTTATACAATCAGTAGATGTGCTTGTGGAAAATTATCGGCCTGGCGTCACTAAAAAATTAGGAATTGATTATGCAACATTAAAAGAAATTAATCATGGTCTCATTTATTGCTCTATTTCAGGTTATGGTCAAACAGGTCCTTACAGTCAAAAAGGCGGCTACGATATTATGGCGCAAGGACTTAGTGGCTTAATGCATATGACTGGTGAAGCAGATGGCAAACCAGTAAAGGTTGGCTTTGCTGTAAATGATATTGCGGCTGCTCAAACAGCATTACAGTCTATTTTAATGGCCTATATTTACAAGCTACGTAGCGGTGAAGGGCAATATATTGATGTTTCCTTAGTAGAATCTGGATTGGCATGGACGGTTTGGGAGGCTGCAGCGTACTTTGGGCAAGGCCAGCTACCCGAGCGAACAGGTACTGCGCATCGTGTCTCCGCACCTTATCAGAGTTTTAAAACACAGGATGATTATATTTTAGTGGGTGCAGGCAATCAAAAGCTATGGGAGATTTTCACTACGAAAGTCGTCAATCGACCAGATTGGCTGAGTAATCCACTGTTCGCGTCAAACTACTTACGAGCTCAAAATGTTAAAGCATTGGAGGAAGAAATCGAAAGTGAATTGGTCAAGCATAAAGCTGCATATTGGCTTCAGCTTTTAGATGAATATGGTGTACCATCTAGCCCAATCTATTCCTACGATCAAACATTGAATGATCCTCATATTTTGGAGCGCGGTATGGTCCTATCTTATGAGCATCCAACGGCTGGGCCAATGCGTACACTGGGATTCCCAGCGAAATTTTCTCAAACCCCTGGACAGCTAATAAAAGCCGCTCCAACATTAGGGCAACATAATGAGGAAATTTTAAAATCATTTCATATGACAGATGAACATATCAAACAGCTAAAAGCCGCAAATATCATTCATTCAAAATAG
- a CDS encoding alpha-hydroxy-acid oxidizing enzyme — MTKTTNGDLLLKNITAQAPFPICLDDLEKAVAEKMEAGPFGYIRSGAGGEQTLRNNRAAFEKYSIVPRFLNDVSSINTSIELFGKTYPTPLLFAPVGMNKMAHDDGELAVVRAAQQLKIPYIQSTVSSYALEDVSQAAPTATKWFQLYWSTNEEIAYSMAARAESAGFEAIVLTVDTVMLGWREEDVRNRFSPLKLGYARGNYINDPVFMASLPDESFESYVQGVLQNVFHPTLSWENVRELKRRSNLPILLKGILHPEDAKLAIENGIDGIIVSNHGGRQLDGVVGSLDALPAIVKAVNGQIPIILDSGVYRGMDALKALALGADAVAIGRPFVYGLALDGQQGVEKIMTNLYDELKVSIALAGVTSIPALRNITLVKKDGVDEK; from the coding sequence ATGACAAAAACAACTAATGGAGACCTTCTATTAAAAAATATAACTGCCCAAGCTCCCTTCCCCATTTGTCTTGATGATTTAGAGAAGGCTGTAGCGGAAAAAATGGAAGCTGGACCTTTTGGATACATACGCTCAGGTGCTGGTGGCGAACAAACATTGCGCAATAATCGTGCAGCTTTTGAAAAATACTCCATTGTGCCCCGCTTTTTAAATGATGTTTCAAGTATTAATACTTCAATTGAGCTTTTCGGAAAAACATATCCAACGCCATTGTTATTTGCCCCAGTTGGTATGAATAAGATGGCGCATGATGATGGAGAGCTTGCGGTTGTTCGCGCTGCTCAACAATTAAAAATACCCTATATACAAAGTACGGTTTCTAGCTATGCACTTGAGGATGTTTCACAAGCTGCCCCTACTGCTACAAAATGGTTTCAGTTATATTGGTCTACTAATGAGGAAATTGCTTATAGTATGGCCGCTCGAGCAGAGTCTGCTGGCTTTGAAGCAATCGTCCTCACAGTCGATACAGTTATGCTTGGCTGGCGTGAAGAGGATGTACGCAACCGATTTTCGCCTTTAAAGCTAGGCTATGCAAGAGGTAACTATATCAATGATCCCGTGTTTATGGCCTCTCTGCCGGATGAATCGTTTGAATCCTACGTACAAGGTGTGTTGCAAAATGTTTTCCATCCTACCTTAAGTTGGGAAAATGTACGTGAATTAAAGCGTCGATCTAATCTTCCTATTCTATTAAAAGGTATTCTACATCCTGAAGACGCAAAATTAGCTATAGAAAATGGTATTGATGGTATTATCGTTTCAAATCATGGAGGTCGCCAGTTGGATGGCGTAGTAGGATCACTTGATGCGCTTCCTGCAATTGTAAAAGCAGTAAATGGACAAATTCCTATTATTTTAGATAGTGGCGTGTATCGTGGCATGGATGCCCTCAAAGCACTTGCTTTAGGAGCAGATGCAGTAGCAATTGGTCGTCCTTTTGTCTATGGACTAGCGTTAGATGGACAGCAAGGAGTCGAAAAAATCATGACAAATCTATACGATGAATTGAAAGTTTCCATTGCATTAGCAGGAGTAACCTCCATTCCAGCACTACGAAATATTACTTTAGTGAAAAAAGATGGAGTCGATGAAAAATGA
- a CDS encoding enoyl-CoA hydratase, producing the protein MTKEIYIEKNGYIATLVINRPEKRNSLSREMFQAILNELSHLSSDPSIKLLIVRGVNEVAFSSGADISEFLDIRYAADNAKAYNDLALKAIDTLYKFPHPTIAMIQGLAIGGGLELANACDFRIATPKSKLGITAANIGIVYNLESTKRLINIVGVAKAKEILYTAHIFTAEEGKSIGLITALHEQEDIENATQQFAEQLLSKSSVANAGIKKIIQAIVDGENEENDVLAQIILNSFSAEDYNEGIQAFLNKRKPIFNK; encoded by the coding sequence GTGACAAAGGAAATTTATATAGAGAAAAATGGTTATATAGCAACTTTAGTAATTAATCGTCCTGAGAAACGTAACTCTTTATCAAGGGAAATGTTTCAGGCTATTTTGAATGAGCTTAGTCATTTAAGCTCTGACCCTTCTATTAAACTTTTAATTGTACGCGGCGTGAATGAAGTAGCCTTTTCTTCGGGGGCAGATATTAGTGAATTTTTAGATATTCGTTATGCCGCTGACAACGCGAAGGCATATAATGATTTAGCATTAAAGGCAATTGATACACTCTATAAATTTCCGCACCCAACCATAGCTATGATACAGGGCTTAGCGATTGGCGGTGGCTTAGAGTTAGCAAACGCCTGCGATTTTAGAATTGCTACACCCAAAAGTAAACTAGGCATCACTGCCGCAAACATTGGCATTGTCTATAATCTTGAAAGTACAAAACGTCTTATCAATATTGTTGGAGTTGCTAAGGCAAAAGAAATTTTATACACAGCACATATTTTTACAGCTGAAGAAGGAAAAAGCATTGGCTTAATTACTGCTCTACATGAGCAAGAGGATATTGAAAATGCCACACAGCAATTCGCTGAGCAACTCTTAAGTAAATCATCTGTGGCCAATGCAGGCATTAAAAAAATTATCCAAGCTATTGTAGATGGCGAAAATGAAGAAAATGATGTGCTAGCTCAAATCATTCTCAACTCCTTTAGTGCAGAGGATTATAACGAAGGTATACAGGCATTTTTAAATAAAAGAAAGCCTATTTTTAATAAATAA
- a CDS encoding metal ABC transporter permease, translating to MNSIQSFFTDWSDVIGKSIIETFQMVGISLFFSIVIGIPLGLLIVLTRPGQSFENKFLYQFFNLFINIIRSIPFIILLFFILPFTKLIVGTTIGVKGVIVPLVVYTAPYIARLMETALLEVDPGVVEAYTAMGIKRRHIIWNVLLREARPSIILGLTIASIGLIGATAMAGMVGAGGLGDLAYRYGHLRYEVDVMYATVFILIILVQSIQSIGNRFAAKLKKD from the coding sequence ATGAATAGTATTCAAAGCTTCTTTACAGATTGGTCAGATGTAATTGGGAAATCAATTATCGAAACCTTCCAAATGGTCGGAATTTCTTTATTCTTTTCCATAGTCATTGGAATTCCATTAGGACTTTTAATTGTTTTAACACGTCCTGGTCAATCTTTCGAAAATAAATTTCTTTATCAATTTTTCAATTTATTCATTAATATAATTCGCTCTATTCCATTTATCATTTTACTCTTCTTTATTTTACCGTTTACAAAACTAATTGTTGGGACAACTATTGGTGTGAAAGGTGTGATTGTACCACTTGTTGTTTATACGGCACCTTATATCGCACGACTGATGGAGACAGCACTTTTAGAAGTGGACCCAGGTGTTGTAGAGGCTTATACAGCAATGGGCATTAAACGTCGTCATATCATCTGGAATGTTTTATTACGCGAGGCTCGCCCTTCTATTATTTTAGGCTTAACTATTGCCTCAATTGGTCTTATTGGAGCAACGGCAATGGCAGGTATGGTTGGTGCGGGTGGTTTAGGTGATCTTGCTTACCGTTATGGTCATTTACGCTATGAGGTCGATGTTATGTATGCAACCGTCTTTATTTTAATCATCCTTGTTCAGAGTATTCAATCTATTGGCAATCGATTTGCAGCAAAACTTAAGAAGGATTAA
- a CDS encoding methionine ABC transporter ATP-binding protein encodes MIRLKNISKEFKTKKGIVRAVDGINLHVKKGEIHGVIGYSGAGKSTLIRCVNLLERPTAGKVWINNVDITSLSLNDLRKTRQKIGMIFQHFNLLKTATVYNNIAVPLKLLGYNDTEVKNRVAKYAEIVGLTEKLESFPSQLSGGQKQRVAIARALAQEPEILLSDEATSALDPETTEAILELLLKINRELGITILLITHEMNVIQKICDDVSVLEAGKVVEYGSAIDLFAKPQHPTTRKFLSTISQRNLSLSLIQQLNVSGSVIRLTFLGESTGKPLLAEVSKVYDVQPNILTANIIELKNGIVGNIVVHLNGEAQIVQKALTYFTENGVAVEELGGEQNE; translated from the coding sequence ATGATTCGGTTAAAAAATATATCCAAAGAATTTAAAACAAAAAAAGGTATTGTCAGAGCAGTTGATGGGATTAACCTTCATGTTAAAAAAGGTGAAATTCATGGAGTCATTGGCTATAGTGGTGCAGGTAAAAGCACACTTATTCGCTGTGTTAACCTATTGGAACGCCCAACTGCAGGAAAAGTTTGGATCAACAATGTGGATATTACTTCCCTTTCCCTTAATGATCTTCGTAAGACTCGTCAAAAAATCGGGATGATTTTTCAGCATTTTAATCTCTTAAAAACAGCAACCGTTTATAACAATATAGCTGTCCCATTAAAGCTACTTGGCTATAACGATACCGAAGTGAAAAATCGTGTGGCGAAATATGCTGAAATTGTTGGCTTAACAGAAAAATTAGAGAGCTTTCCAAGTCAGCTTTCAGGTGGTCAAAAACAACGTGTTGCTATTGCACGTGCGTTGGCACAAGAACCTGAAATCTTACTAAGTGATGAAGCGACTAGTGCACTTGATCCAGAAACAACAGAAGCCATTCTTGAACTACTATTGAAAATTAATCGTGAGCTGGGCATTACTATATTACTTATTACGCATGAAATGAATGTCATACAAAAAATCTGCGATGACGTATCTGTTCTTGAAGCAGGGAAAGTTGTGGAATATGGTTCAGCTATTGATCTTTTTGCGAAGCCACAGCATCCAACAACGAGAAAGTTCTTGAGCACGATTTCACAGCGCAATCTATCTCTTTCCCTTATTCAGCAGCTCAATGTTTCAGGGAGTGTTATTCGTCTAACATTTCTCGGCGAAAGTACTGGAAAACCGTTATTGGCAGAGGTCAGCAAAGTTTACGATGTTCAGCCAAATATTTTAACTGCCAATATTATTGAATTAAAAAACGGCATTGTCGGAAATATTGTCGTTCATTTGAATGGTGAAGCACAAATTGTACAAAAGGCATTAACGTATTTCACCGAAAATGGCGTAGCCGTAGAAGAATTAGGAGGCGAACAAAATGAATAG
- a CDS encoding metal ABC transporter substrate-binding protein gives MKKRNKFLLGLAGFTLAAALVGCGTKEDSKGDQGKAIDENKIVVGVTSGPHEQIAEVAAKVAKEKGLEVELKSFSDYVLPNTSLAEGDLDANSYQHKPFLDTFNKDHDTDLVPVGKTILNPMGVYSEKYKSFDEIPDGATFGLPNDPTNGARALFVLQEAGFIKLKEGAGLTASIRDVEENKKNLKFIELEAAQIPKQLSEVDVAAINTNFALEAGINPKEDSILLESTDSPYVNYIVVRAENENDPTIKKFVEAYQSDEVRKFIEDEFKGSVIASW, from the coding sequence ATGAAGAAACGAAACAAATTTTTATTAGGCTTAGCAGGTTTTACATTAGCAGCAGCATTAGTAGGCTGTGGTACAAAAGAAGATAGTAAAGGCGATCAAGGTAAGGCTATTGATGAAAATAAGATCGTAGTAGGTGTTACTTCTGGTCCACATGAACAAATTGCAGAGGTTGCGGCAAAAGTGGCAAAGGAAAAAGGCCTGGAAGTAGAGCTTAAATCCTTCTCTGATTATGTTTTACCTAATACCTCGTTAGCTGAAGGTGATCTTGATGCAAACAGCTATCAGCACAAGCCTTTCTTAGATACTTTTAATAAAGATCATGATACAGACTTAGTACCAGTAGGAAAAACTATTCTGAATCCAATGGGTGTTTACTCTGAAAAATATAAATCTTTTGATGAAATACCGGACGGTGCAACATTTGGTTTACCAAATGATCCAACAAACGGTGCTCGTGCGCTGTTCGTCCTGCAAGAGGCTGGCTTTATTAAATTAAAAGAAGGTGCTGGCCTAACAGCGTCTATCCGTGATGTTGAGGAAAACAAGAAAAATTTAAAATTCATAGAGTTAGAGGCTGCACAAATTCCAAAGCAGCTTAGTGAGGTTGATGTAGCGGCTATTAATACAAACTTTGCGCTTGAGGCTGGCATTAATCCTAAAGAGGATTCTATCCTTTTAGAATCTACTGACTCTCCTTATGTAAACTATATTGTAGTACGTGCCGAAAATGAGAACGATCCAACCATTAAAAAATTCGTTGAAGCTTATCAATCTGATGAAGTACGTAAATTTATTGAAGATGAATTTAAAGGATCTGTCATTGCAAGCTGGTAA
- a CDS encoding DUF296 domain-containing protein: MSIRVNYGVGAFGKVISARILMGTDIIEGIEAICQENDIESATLVSCIGSFQKSSFVYLVPDETSKINVRFCEVVKKEGPLEFIQGAGVVCKRDGEYETHLHGSMSDQWGQVSGGHLVKGGNIVITADIVLAEVQGIQHIRQFDDETGHVQFYPLEKDLQSPRKIEK, encoded by the coding sequence ATGTCTATAAGAGTAAATTATGGAGTTGGAGCATTTGGAAAAGTGATTAGTGCTCGTATTTTAATGGGAACTGATATTATCGAGGGTATAGAGGCTATCTGTCAAGAGAACGATATTGAGTCGGCTACCCTTGTTAGCTGTATTGGCAGTTTTCAAAAAAGTAGTTTTGTTTATTTAGTACCAGATGAGACATCTAAAATCAATGTCCGTTTCTGTGAAGTGGTTAAAAAAGAGGGCCCGCTTGAATTTATTCAAGGTGCTGGTGTTGTGTGTAAACGTGATGGGGAATATGAGACACATCTTCATGGATCAATGAGTGATCAATGGGGCCAAGTATCGGGAGGACATTTGGTGAAGGGGGGGAATATTGTGATTACAGCCGATATCGTTTTAGCAGAGGTACAGGGCATTCAGCATATTCGCCAATTTGATGATGAAACAGGACATGTTCAATTTTATCCCTTAGAAAAAGACTTACAGAGTCCAAGAAAGATTGAGAAATGA
- a CDS encoding LL-diaminopimelate aminotransferase (produces methionine from 2-keto-4-methylthiobutyrate and glutamine in vitro; mutations do not affect methionine salvage in vivo however): MEFSKKLQQLPTQFFAALVQKVNAALAEGRDVINLGQGNPDQPTPPHIIKALQEAAENPLNHKYPPFRGIAELRQAAANFYKREYNVDIDPDTEVAILGGTKIGLVELPLAILNPGDTMLLPDPGYPDYLSGVVLGDVNFEVLPLFAENSFLPDYTALSDSIKEQAKLLYLNYPNNPTGGTATIEFFEETVRFAKEHNIIVSHDFAYGAIGFDGNKPVSFLQADGAKDVGIEMYTLSKTYNMAGWRIGFAVGNADIIAAINLIQDHLFCSQFPAVQQAAAIALSASQECADELRATYERRRNVLIEEAQRIGWHVTAPKGSFFAWLPVPVGYTSEQFADLLLDKADIAVAAGNGFGQYGEGYVRVGLLVSEERLREAINRIEQLNLFNFFQ; this comes from the coding sequence ATGGAATTCTCAAAAAAACTACAGCAACTCCCAACTCAGTTTTTTGCAGCACTTGTGCAAAAAGTAAATGCTGCCTTAGCTGAAGGTCGTGATGTTATTAATCTAGGTCAGGGAAATCCTGATCAACCTACTCCTCCACATATTATTAAGGCTCTACAGGAGGCAGCTGAAAATCCCCTTAATCATAAATATCCACCGTTTCGCGGCATTGCTGAATTACGCCAGGCTGCAGCCAATTTCTACAAACGTGAATACAATGTAGACATTGATCCTGACACAGAAGTGGCTATTCTCGGTGGTACAAAAATCGGCCTTGTTGAATTACCTTTAGCTATATTAAATCCTGGGGATACAATGCTATTACCCGATCCTGGCTATCCTGATTACTTATCAGGGGTTGTATTAGGGGATGTAAATTTTGAAGTACTGCCACTTTTTGCAGAGAATAGCTTCCTTCCCGATTACACAGCTTTATCTGATAGTATAAAAGAACAGGCGAAACTTCTATATCTGAATTACCCTAATAATCCAACTGGTGGTACTGCAACAATTGAATTTTTCGAGGAAACCGTTCGCTTTGCAAAAGAGCATAATATCATCGTTTCACATGATTTTGCCTATGGGGCAATTGGATTTGATGGAAACAAACCTGTTAGCTTCCTACAGGCAGATGGTGCTAAAGATGTTGGGATTGAAATGTATACACTATCCAAAACATACAATATGGCAGGCTGGCGCATTGGCTTTGCAGTTGGGAATGCTGATATTATTGCTGCTATCAATCTAATACAAGATCACCTTTTTTGCAGTCAATTCCCTGCTGTACAACAAGCAGCGGCGATTGCACTCTCAGCATCACAGGAATGTGCAGACGAGCTCAGAGCCACTTATGAACGTCGACGAAATGTCCTAATCGAAGAGGCTCAGCGTATTGGCTGGCATGTAACTGCACCTAAGGGCTCTTTTTTTGCATGGCTCCCCGTTCCAGTAGGCTATACAAGTGAACAATTTGCAGATCTCTTACTCGACAAGGCAGATATTGCTGTAGCAGCAGGAAATGGCTTTGGACAATATGGTGAGGGCTATGTCCGCGTTGGCTTACTTGTAAGCGAAGAGCGTTTACGTGAAGCCATAAATCGAATCGAACAATTAAATTTATTTAACTTCTTTCAGTAG
- a CDS encoding aminotransferase, with the protein MHIHLFQNIIIIVKEYDANTITFFTNCLDPL; encoded by the coding sequence ATGCACATTCACCTTTTTCAGAATATAATAATTATTGTTAAAGAATATGATGCAAATACTATTACTTTTTTTACTAATTGTCTAGACCCTTTATAA
- a CDS encoding XRE family transcriptional regulator, whose translation MSQKDLAEQTGLTIRLISEIANNKMKMYPKDALGKIMVALDVKNLGDLLQRIDEETDN comes from the coding sequence ATGAGTCAGAAGGATTTAGCCGAACAAACAGGACTTACAATACGTTTGATTAGTGAAATTGCTAACAATAAAATGAAGATGTATCCAAAGGATGCACTTGGGAAAATTATGGTTGCTCTGGATGTAAAGAATTTAGGTGATTTACTGCAGCGTATAGATGAGGAAACAGATAACTAA
- a CDS encoding DUF3923 domain-containing protein, which translates to MKMKIWWAINFVWLVIFATVAIFIGVRKVDFAGVVQTSEIKMISFIILGVAFLIVVLFQLILLIYFYLVRKSTVNNSTRRLS; encoded by the coding sequence ATGAAAATGAAAATATGGTGGGCTATAAATTTTGTGTGGCTAGTTATCTTTGCTACTGTAGCCATATTTATTGGAGTCAGAAAAGTTGATTTTGCAGGGGTAGTCCAAACTTCTGAAATCAAAATGATATCCTTCATTATTTTAGGTGTAGCCTTTCTAATCGTTGTACTATTCCAACTAATACTACTTATTTATTTTTATTTAGTTAGAAAAAGTACAGTCAATAATTCTACAAGAAGACTATCTTGA